A window of Polaribacter litorisediminis contains these coding sequences:
- a CDS encoding helix-turn-helix and ligand-binding sensor domain-containing protein, whose protein sequence is MSFNYLRKLIFGFMFFCCNSIFSQEVPPINIFSTEDYGAENQNWAISQDSNKLIYIANNKGLLEYNGANWQLYPTPNETIMRSVKCLDDKIYTGFYMDFGFWTKNEFGLLDYTSIVKENDIEMLEDEQIWEIFELDGWLLFKSLQRIYLYNLTTQSFKIIKATKNIIKLSRVENVIYFQELGKGVFLIENGVPKLVSDDEVLKQNKIVEIFLKNDKLFFITQKKGFFFLDGQKLKKWNTQIDESLAKNTIYSARQLKNGNLVLGTISNGFIKLDKNGEINYQMTQGLGLSNNTVLSIFEDIDENIWLGLDNGINVINLSSPFRRFVNKTSYWGTIYASIVHKDYLYIGTNQGLFYKEKTSEDDFKFIDNTQGQVWNIQEIDGALFCSHDSGTFVIENKKAKFIEGTQGTWGVKKIDEKTLIQGSYDGLYVLTNDGTSWKLKNKLQGFSNSSKYFIVKENHKIFVNHEYKGVFKLEIDKEFQNVTKISKDNSVAKGIHSSLIEYNNNIFYACKRGVYRYIDEKDYFELDTIYSKLIPKDKFLSAKLLLDTSSNKLWSFTKDDIRYYAPGKLSLKPNLEIIPIKGDIYKGASGYENIMFLEDKKYLIGTSDGYVILDLNSITEPKNFNTTINSVFYNKLDGIQNKVSLLKKRLFQKDENNLGFVYSISNYNKTSSIKYQYKLDGLHEKWSKLSKNNSFLFENLPSGEYIFKVRGSIDNKLSDNIAEYAFKISKPWYLSNVFIFIYALVFIILFFTIHYASKVYYRKQRKNLLEKTQRDLELKELESSQKIIKLNNDKLRSDIESKNRELATSTMSIIKKNEFLNSIKTELISKGKEGIEKVVKIIDQNLNNTDDWKLFQEAFNNADKNFLKKIKSKHSELTPNDLRLCAYLRLNLSSKEIAPLLNISPRSVEVKRYRLRKKMNLPHNTNLTNYILEV, encoded by the coding sequence ATGTCATTTAATTACTTAAGAAAGCTCATATTTGGATTTATGTTTTTTTGTTGTAATAGCATTTTTTCTCAAGAAGTTCCTCCAATAAATATTTTTTCCACGGAAGATTATGGAGCTGAAAATCAAAATTGGGCAATTTCTCAAGATTCAAATAAACTTATTTATATTGCAAATAATAAAGGTTTATTAGAATATAATGGCGCAAACTGGCAATTATATCCTACACCTAATGAAACCATTATGCGTTCTGTGAAATGTCTAGATGATAAAATCTATACAGGATTTTATATGGATTTTGGCTTTTGGACCAAAAATGAATTCGGACTTTTAGATTATACCTCTATTGTTAAAGAGAATGATATTGAAATGCTTGAAGATGAGCAGATTTGGGAAATATTTGAATTAGATGGTTGGTTGCTTTTTAAGTCTTTACAGCGAATTTATCTATACAATTTAACCACTCAATCTTTTAAAATAATAAAGGCAACAAAAAATATTATAAAATTATCTAGAGTAGAAAATGTAATTTATTTTCAAGAATTAGGAAAAGGAGTTTTTCTGATAGAAAATGGAGTTCCTAAATTGGTTTCGGATGATGAAGTTTTAAAACAAAATAAAATTGTCGAAATATTTTTAAAAAATGATAAATTATTTTTTATCACTCAAAAAAAGGGTTTTTTCTTTCTTGATGGTCAAAAGTTAAAAAAATGGAACACTCAGATTGATGAATCGCTGGCAAAAAATACGATTTATAGCGCAAGACAATTAAAAAATGGGAATCTTGTTTTAGGTACAATTTCTAATGGTTTTATAAAATTAGATAAAAACGGAGAAATTAATTACCAAATGACGCAAGGTTTAGGGTTAAGTAATAACACAGTTTTGTCTATTTTTGAAGATATAGATGAAAATATTTGGTTAGGTTTAGATAACGGAATTAATGTTATAAACCTTTCATCTCCTTTTAGGCGTTTTGTGAATAAAACAAGTTATTGGGGTACAATTTATGCATCCATAGTTCACAAAGATTATTTATACATAGGCACCAACCAAGGTTTATTTTATAAGGAAAAAACATCTGAAGACGATTTTAAATTTATAGACAATACCCAAGGGCAGGTATGGAATATACAAGAAATAGACGGTGCTCTTTTTTGCAGTCATGATTCGGGTACATTTGTTATTGAAAACAAGAAAGCAAAATTTATTGAAGGTACTCAAGGAACTTGGGGCGTAAAAAAAATAGACGAAAAAACTTTAATACAAGGAAGTTATGATGGATTGTATGTTTTAACAAATGATGGTACATCTTGGAAATTAAAAAATAAGCTACAAGGATTTTCTAATTCTAGTAAGTATTTTATTGTAAAAGAAAACCATAAAATTTTTGTAAATCATGAATATAAAGGTGTTTTTAAATTAGAAATTGATAAAGAGTTTCAAAACGTAACAAAAATTAGCAAAGATAATTCGGTCGCAAAAGGCATTCACTCAAGTTTAATTGAGTATAATAATAACATTTTTTATGCCTGTAAAAGAGGAGTGTATCGCTATATTGATGAAAAAGATTATTTTGAATTAGACACTATATACAGTAAATTAATTCCAAAAGATAAATTTCTTTCTGCAAAATTATTGTTAGATACCTCTAGTAATAAATTATGGTCCTTTACAAAAGATGATATCCGCTATTATGCGCCTGGCAAATTAAGTTTAAAACCAAATTTAGAAATTATTCCAATAAAGGGAGATATTTATAAAGGCGCTTCGGGTTATGAAAATATAATGTTTTTAGAAGATAAAAAGTACTTGATAGGTACTTCTGACGGTTATGTAATATTAGACTTAAATAGCATCACCGAACCTAAAAATTTTAATACAACCATCAATAGCGTTTTTTATAATAAACTAGATGGAATACAAAATAAGGTCAGTTTGTTAAAAAAGAGGTTATTTCAAAAAGATGAAAATAATTTAGGCTTTGTGTATAGCATCTCTAATTATAATAAAACTTCTTCTATTAAATATCAATATAAATTAGATGGGCTTCATGAGAAGTGGAGTAAGCTTTCTAAAAATAATTCTTTTTTGTTTGAAAATTTACCTTCTGGTGAATACATCTTTAAGGTAAGAGGATCTATAGATAATAAATTAAGTGACAATATTGCAGAATACGCCTTTAAAATATCCAAGCCATGGTATCTTTCAAATGTATTTATTTTTATATATGCTCTTGTTTTTATCATTTTATTTTTTACCATCCACTATGCTTCAAAAGTGTACTACAGAAAACAAAGAAAAAATTTATTAGAAAAAACGCAACGAGATTTAGAGTTAAAAGAACTTGAGAGTTCCCAGAAAATTATAAAATTAAATAATGATAAATTAAGAAGTGATATTGAAAGTAAAAATCGAGAATTAGCGACTTCTACAATGAGTATTATCAAGAAAAACGAATTTTTAAATTCAATTAAAACAGAACTTATTTCAAAAGGAAAAGAAGGTATCGAAAAAGTGGTTAAGATAATTGACCAAAACTTAAACAATACGGATGATTGGAAATTGTTTCAAGAAGCATTTAACAACGCAGATAAAAATTTTCTTAAAAAAATAAAATCCAAACACTCAGAATTAACCCCGAATGATTTAAGATTATGTGCATATCTTCGACTTAATCTATCTTCAAAAGAAATAGCACCATTATTAAATATTTCACCTAGAAGTGTAGAAGTAAAACGATACAGACTTCGTAAAAAAATGAATTTACCTCATAACACCAATTTAACCAATTACATATTAGAAGTTTAA
- a CDS encoding RagB/SusD family nutrient uptake outer membrane protein, which translates to MRNYKQKIKLGFIFMASLFVITSCSDEYLDNSKLYAEDSESFFNSETDYYNALVAAYDPLQSSYINVLMGEIASNNTLCGGESATDVPGFQQIDDMIHTPVNAQLQALWSWMYGGVNRAAYIIEFQDKTEFAGNEIIIAEAHFLRAYYNFELVKWFGDIPIKPEGRFVLGDEKSIPRSPKAEVYALIEQDLKNAVDNLSYTAPQIGRATKGSAQALLGKVYLFQDKFSDAATVLEDLIQNGPYMLEPDYNKIFEFAGENGVGSVFEIQYTDIQGAGFGCLQCSEGNVAVGFQGVRGYKGDLFTSGFSFNVPTQDVVDEFEPGDIRKDVAILDIDAWAASTGAEFTTGFEHTGYFNRKYIPRVRSENAAGDLNLTNPNNYRAIRFADVLLMAAESLNRKPSPDDAQALIYLNLVRERAFGNTDNNITTTGTNLTAVIYKERRVELVGEGHHFFDLVRTGRGTQIPGFTAGKNDVFPIPLEEIQFSQGNWSQNQGY; encoded by the coding sequence ATGAGAAATTACAAACAAAAAATAAAATTAGGATTCATCTTTATGGCAAGTTTATTTGTTATAACTTCATGTTCAGATGAATACTTAGACAATTCTAAACTTTATGCAGAAGATTCTGAATCTTTTTTCAATTCAGAAACCGATTATTACAATGCGTTAGTAGCAGCGTATGATCCTTTACAATCTTCATATATAAATGTATTGATGGGAGAAATAGCTTCTAATAATACCTTATGTGGTGGTGAAAGTGCAACAGACGTTCCTGGATTTCAGCAGATTGATGATATGATTCATACTCCGGTGAACGCTCAACTACAAGCTCTTTGGAGCTGGATGTACGGAGGTGTTAACAGAGCTGCATACATTATAGAGTTTCAAGATAAAACAGAATTTGCTGGCAATGAGATCATCATTGCGGAAGCTCATTTTTTAAGAGCCTACTATAATTTCGAATTGGTAAAATGGTTTGGAGACATTCCTATTAAACCAGAAGGTCGTTTTGTTTTAGGGGATGAAAAATCAATTCCAAGATCGCCTAAGGCAGAAGTTTATGCTTTAATAGAACAAGATTTAAAAAATGCAGTCGATAATTTGTCTTATACAGCTCCTCAAATTGGGAGAGCAACAAAAGGATCTGCACAAGCTTTATTAGGTAAAGTATATTTATTTCAAGATAAATTTTCTGATGCAGCTACTGTATTAGAAGATTTAATTCAGAATGGTCCTTACATGTTAGAGCCGGATTATAACAAAATTTTTGAATTTGCAGGTGAAAACGGAGTAGGTTCTGTGTTTGAAATTCAGTATACAGACATTCAAGGTGCTGGTTTTGGTTGTTTACAATGTAGTGAAGGTAATGTTGCTGTAGGTTTTCAAGGAGTTAGAGGGTATAAAGGAGACTTGTTTACATCAGGATTTAGTTTTAACGTGCCAACGCAAGATGTAGTAGATGAATTTGAACCTGGAGATATTCGTAAAGACGTAGCTATTTTAGATATAGATGCTTGGGCTGCATCAACAGGAGCTGAATTTACAACAGGCTTTGAGCACACTGGTTATTTTAATAGAAAATACATTCCAAGAGTTCGAAGTGAAAATGCTGCAGGAGATTTAAACTTAACAAACCCAAATAATTACAGAGCAATTCGTTTTGCAGATGTGTTATTAATGGCAGCAGAATCTCTTAATAGAAAACCGAGTCCAGATGATGCACAGGCATTGATATATTTAAACTTGGTAAGAGAAAGAGCGTTTGGTAATACAGACAATAACATTACAACAACGGGTACTAATTTAACAGCTGTAATTTATAAAGAGCGTAGAGTTGAATTAGTTGGAGAAGGTCATCACTTTTTTGACTTGGTAAGAACAGGAAGAGGAACACAAATACCAGGGTTTACAGCAGGCAAAAATGATGTATTTCCTATTCCTTTAGAAGAAATACAATTTTCTCAAGGAAATTGGTCACAAAATCAAGGATATTAA
- a CDS encoding SusC/RagA family TonB-linked outer membrane protein, which produces MRKKMMLLLFLLAGFCLNAQTIDVKGVVKDAKTGDPLPGVSVSIKGTISGTETDFDGLFILSKVEKGAVLVFNYLGYAQKEVTVNQPNLEVTLEESAESLDEIVVVGYGSQKRKDVTGSVSIVGEATLEALRPVDATSALQGTTSGVAVNLSSGAPGAKVNILIRGVSSNTNNQPLTIVDGYEGDLNSINPNDIETITVLKDAQAAIYGIKGANGVVLVTTKIGRKNKKPTVKYDTYAAVQQTTRKLDYLNATEYALVLNEAYASSGQTLPFNNVGQLGRGTNWQDQLFNDAILMNHNISLSGGGENVRYFVSASRTEQDGIIAKEKSNFVRNNIKLNLAVDINEKLNFSLIANYFTSQSQGFDGSLLFNGLNYAPTFGLNEDDTNNFLGIEVVNPLSLLDNTFGQNNGNGIEGNFKLEYKPIEGLNVVSRVGYKIYNEKQRSFTPIQEYGLAKVYNQTQSSVYQFKATSTRVVWETFATYAKTFNEDHNATFTAGTSVQNDLFDGIYATGFDVPNNSYAFADISLTNSQSEQRSINTGNGDIRLTSFFGRAQYDYKGKYLFSGLVRRDGASVFAEDQRVDNFWSVTTGWKISDEDFLKDNKTISFLKLRGSYGTLGNLVGDNLFRSLLNGEAEYVFDGSLVDGTAQGGLPNPIATWETAEKLDIGLDINLFDDKLSFVADYFVETRKDLLIQNFPVSGLLGSGAPGGANPTVNAGTSRNTGGELAINYRAYSSEDTSLNFSYNVTYVKNEVTDVLDNAFVEGGAFAIGNLPPSRMEVGQPIGYFLGLQTDGIFQSQAEIDAHPSQSGLGASSTAPGDIRYKDTNGDGVLNFEDRVNIGNPQADFYMGFNISGTYKNWDFATYLYAELGKDMVRNFERFLPNVNKPASYLGRWTGPGTSNSIPRLTNDATNNQLFSDFFVEDASFLRLQNIQIGYNFSPETLKKVGLAKVRLYTSINNLFTLTEYTGFDPTVNGGAIGAGIDGGTYPSARQFLLGLNVEF; this is translated from the coding sequence ATGAGAAAAAAAATGATGTTGCTACTCTTTTTACTCGCTGGTTTTTGCTTAAATGCACAAACTATAGATGTAAAAGGTGTTGTTAAAGATGCTAAAACTGGAGATCCACTTCCAGGAGTTAGTGTAAGTATTAAAGGAACTATTTCAGGAACAGAAACTGATTTTGATGGACTTTTTATTCTTTCAAAAGTAGAAAAAGGAGCTGTATTAGTATTTAATTACTTAGGGTATGCCCAAAAAGAAGTAACTGTAAATCAACCAAACCTAGAGGTTACATTAGAAGAGTCGGCAGAGTCTTTAGATGAAATTGTAGTGGTTGGTTATGGTTCGCAGAAAAGAAAGGATGTAACAGGTTCTGTATCTATTGTAGGTGAAGCAACTTTAGAGGCTTTAAGGCCAGTAGATGCAACAAGTGCATTGCAAGGAACAACCTCGGGTGTTGCTGTAAACCTTTCATCAGGTGCACCTGGTGCTAAAGTAAATATTTTAATTAGGGGTGTTAGTTCTAACACAAACAATCAACCTTTAACAATTGTTGATGGTTATGAAGGAGATTTAAATAGTATAAATCCGAATGACATTGAAACTATTACTGTTTTAAAAGATGCACAAGCTGCAATTTACGGTATTAAAGGTGCAAACGGGGTGGTTTTAGTTACTACTAAAATTGGTAGAAAGAATAAAAAACCAACTGTTAAATATGATACTTATGCAGCTGTACAACAAACGACTAGGAAATTAGACTATTTAAATGCAACTGAGTACGCGTTGGTTTTAAATGAAGCGTATGCTTCAAGTGGTCAAACATTGCCGTTTAATAATGTAGGGCAATTAGGTAGAGGTACCAATTGGCAAGATCAACTATTTAATGATGCTATTTTAATGAATCATAACATTAGTTTATCTGGCGGTGGAGAAAATGTAAGATATTTTGTAAGTGCTTCTCGTACCGAGCAAGATGGTATTATCGCTAAAGAGAAATCTAATTTTGTTAGAAATAATATCAAATTAAATTTAGCAGTAGATATCAATGAAAAACTTAATTTTTCTTTAATTGCAAACTATTTTACTAGTCAATCTCAAGGTTTTGACGGTTCACTATTATTTAATGGTTTAAATTATGCACCAACTTTTGGTTTAAACGAAGATGATACAAATAACTTTTTAGGAATAGAAGTTGTGAATCCTTTATCATTATTAGACAATACATTTGGTCAAAATAATGGAAACGGAATTGAAGGGAATTTTAAGTTGGAATATAAACCAATTGAAGGTTTAAATGTTGTATCCCGTGTTGGATATAAGATTTACAATGAAAAGCAACGTTCATTTACACCGATCCAGGAGTATGGTTTGGCAAAAGTATACAACCAAACACAAAGTTCTGTGTATCAATTTAAAGCTACATCAACAAGAGTAGTTTGGGAAACTTTTGCTACCTATGCTAAAACTTTTAATGAAGACCATAATGCTACTTTTACGGCAGGTACAAGTGTTCAGAATGATTTATTTGATGGTATTTATGCTACAGGTTTTGATGTACCAAATAATTCTTATGCCTTTGCAGATATTAGCTTAACAAATTCTCAAAGTGAGCAAAGAAGCATAAATACTGGTAATGGTGATATTAGACTTACTTCTTTTTTTGGTAGAGCTCAATATGATTATAAAGGAAAATATTTATTTTCTGGATTAGTTAGAAGAGACGGCGCTTCAGTTTTTGCTGAAGACCAAAGAGTAGATAATTTCTGGTCGGTAACAACAGGTTGGAAAATTTCTGACGAAGACTTTTTAAAAGATAATAAAACCATTAGCTTTTTAAAATTAAGAGGAAGTTATGGTACGCTAGGAAACCTTGTTGGAGATAATTTATTTAGATCCTTATTAAATGGTGAAGCAGAATATGTATTTGATGGAAGTCTTGTTGATGGTACTGCTCAAGGAGGTTTACCAAACCCGATTGCAACTTGGGAAACAGCTGAGAAATTAGATATTGGTTTAGATATTAATTTATTTGATGACAAGTTATCTTTCGTAGCAGATTATTTTGTAGAAACTAGAAAAGATTTATTAATTCAAAATTTTCCAGTCTCTGGTTTATTAGGTTCTGGAGCTCCTGGAGGAGCAAATCCAACTGTAAATGCAGGTACATCTAGAAATACGGGTGGGGAATTGGCCATTAATTATAGAGCTTATTCATCTGAAGATACTTCTTTAAACTTCTCGTATAACGTTACCTATGTAAAAAATGAAGTTACTGACGTTTTAGACAACGCTTTTGTAGAAGGTGGAGCCTTTGCTATTGGAAACTTACCTCCATCAAGAATGGAAGTTGGTCAACCAATTGGGTACTTTTTAGGGTTACAAACCGATGGTATTTTCCAATCACAAGCAGAAATAGATGCGCATCCTTCTCAGTCAGGATTAGGGGCTTCTAGCACTGCTCCTGGTGATATCAGATATAAAGATACGAATGGAGATGGTGTTTTAAACTTTGAAGATAGAGTGAATATTGGAAATCCACAAGCAGATTTTTATATGGGCTTTAATATTTCTGGTACCTATAAAAATTGGGATTTTGCAACCTACTTATATGCTGAATTAGGGAAAGACATGGTTAGAAATTTTGAACGTTTTTTACCAAATGTTAATAAACCAGCTTCTTATTTAGGAAGATGGACCGGACCAGGAACAAGTAATTCTATTCCTAGATTAACAAATGATGCAACAAATAATCAACTATTTTCTGATTTCTTTGTAGAGGATGCATCATTCTTACGTTTACAAAATATTCAAATCGGATATAACTTTTCTCCAGAAACCCTGAAAAAAGTAGGTTTGGCCAAAGTGAGATTGTATACATCAATCAACAATTTATTTACATTAACTGAATACACTGGATTTGATCCAACAGTGAATGGAGGTGCAATTGGTGCTGGTATAGATGGAGGTACTTATCCATCAGCAAGACAATTTTTATTAGGTTTAAATGTTGAATTTTAA
- a CDS encoding family 16 glycosylhydrolase, with the protein MKKTRNIYLMLFSVILTFLGCQENDYKFGDIVTPTNITITADVVGADADNPFGDGSGTVNFTVSAANSSSYVFYFDGAPEAAPSGTITKRFSKVGVNTYTVIVKANGTGGVSSTKSIDVEVFSSFSDVEAEDFLSGANVGDSKKWYWQADQDLHVGLGPVADDYGNGEFAYEAWWNGIRAWDAEKSCMYDNEFVFTRTANGLTFEQTTGPAFVPGTYAGYLGVDGDQCHDESVTPNIYGVKTVSFGPSTSKAALEGSYNENPYRGTTFDISEGGFMGWFVGSGTYDIISVSSTELIVRVIEDPSSGTGAAWYHKFTSTKPTQSAGYTFNDLAWEDDFNTDGAPDATKWTYDLGAGGWGNGELQTYTNESENVIVENGSLKIIAKANGAAYTSARLKSQGLYEFTYGRVEVRAKLPASQGTWPAIWMLGSNFTTVGWPESGEIDIMEQKGQDKNTVLSTIHYPENSAGNGPSQSIELSTSTTEFHNYSVEWTDTKIEFYVDDVSYHVLSNDESLPFNADFFLILNVAMGGTLGGDVDPGFTEDLMEIDYVKVFQ; encoded by the coding sequence ATGAAAAAAACAAGAAATATTTATTTAATGTTATTTTCTGTGATTTTAACCTTTTTAGGTTGTCAAGAAAATGATTATAAGTTTGGAGACATCGTAACTCCAACGAATATTACAATTACTGCAGACGTAGTCGGAGCAGATGCTGATAATCCTTTCGGAGATGGAAGTGGTACCGTTAACTTTACGGTATCAGCTGCTAATAGTTCTTCTTATGTGTTTTATTTTGATGGAGCTCCAGAGGCTGCACCATCTGGTACCATCACAAAAAGATTTTCTAAAGTAGGTGTAAACACCTATACCGTTATTGTGAAGGCAAATGGTACAGGTGGTGTATCATCCACAAAGTCAATAGATGTAGAGGTTTTTAGTTCTTTTTCTGATGTAGAAGCCGAAGACTTTTTAAGTGGGGCTAATGTGGGCGACAGTAAAAAGTGGTACTGGCAAGCGGATCAAGATTTGCATGTTGGTTTAGGACCCGTTGCTGATGATTATGGTAATGGTGAGTTTGCTTACGAAGCTTGGTGGAATGGAATTAGAGCTTGGGATGCAGAAAAATCATGTATGTATGATAATGAGTTTGTTTTTACAAGAACAGCTAATGGTCTTACTTTTGAGCAAACTACTGGACCCGCTTTTGTACCTGGTACCTATGCAGGATATCTAGGTGTTGATGGAGATCAATGTCATGATGAATCGGTTACACCTAATATTTACGGTGTAAAAACAGTATCTTTTGGGCCTTCTACTTCAAAAGCAGCTTTAGAAGGATCGTATAACGAAAATCCATATAGAGGTACAACATTTGATATTTCTGAAGGTGGTTTTATGGGATGGTTTGTAGGTTCTGGAACGTATGATATTATTTCAGTTTCTAGTACAGAATTAATCGTTAGAGTAATAGAAGATCCATCTTCTGGAACTGGCGCTGCATGGTATCATAAATTTACATCGACAAAACCAACTCAAAGTGCAGGTTATACTTTTAATGATTTAGCTTGGGAAGATGATTTTAATACTGATGGAGCACCAGATGCAACAAAATGGACGTATGACCTTGGTGCAGGTGGCTGGGGTAATGGAGAGCTACAAACGTATACAAATGAATCAGAAAATGTTATCGTAGAAAACGGTTCCTTAAAGATAATAGCAAAAGCCAATGGCGCAGCGTATACCTCTGCAAGATTAAAATCTCAAGGTTTATACGAGTTTACTTATGGTAGAGTAGAAGTAAGAGCTAAACTACCGGCAAGTCAAGGTACTTGGCCTGCAATTTGGATGTTAGGGTCTAATTTTACAACAGTAGGTTGGCCAGAATCTGGAGAAATAGACATTATGGAGCAAAAAGGACAGGATAAAAATACTGTTTTAAGCACGATACATTATCCAGAAAATTCTGCTGGTAATGGTCCATCTCAATCAATAGAATTGTCTACTTCAACTACAGAATTTCATAATTATTCGGTAGAATGGACAGATACTAAAATAGAATTCTATGTAGATGATGTATCCTATCACGTATTAAGCAATGACGAGTCATTACCTTTTAACGCAGATTTCTTTTTAATATTAAATGTTGCCATGGGAGGTACTTTAGGTGGAGATGTAGATCCTGGTTTTACAGAGGATTTAATGGAAATAGATTACGTTAAAGTATTTCAATAA